From Demequina lutea, a single genomic window includes:
- a CDS encoding HAD family hydrolase, with product MSTTVIFDFDGTLTVGSGPVDAYAGEVAALVGDQDIVAAVAAHLASFEAGESEFIDGYDVVRHVAHERGVSGATLTSAYERSRERLATESVPITAPDGLAEFLEDLLTVADVVLATNAPATRLPEALEMLGVSGVLTSHHTSVGKPDGLSSIVADAMKHGRVLSVGDVYANDLEPAAARGASTALVGPTWRTFSGQVTMAARTLPELYLPIKTWAGILPPAPPVPTGTGPTHERHH from the coding sequence GTGAGCACGACGGTGATCTTTGACTTTGACGGAACGCTCACGGTGGGCTCCGGGCCCGTCGACGCGTACGCCGGGGAGGTTGCCGCACTCGTCGGCGATCAAGACATCGTCGCCGCGGTCGCCGCTCACCTGGCCTCATTCGAGGCGGGCGAGTCGGAATTCATCGACGGCTACGACGTAGTCAGGCACGTCGCACATGAGCGAGGGGTCAGCGGCGCGACGCTCACGAGCGCCTATGAGCGCAGCCGCGAGCGCCTGGCGACGGAATCCGTTCCCATCACGGCTCCAGACGGGCTTGCCGAGTTCCTCGAGGATCTGCTCACCGTTGCTGACGTTGTCTTGGCCACTAATGCGCCCGCGACACGCCTACCCGAGGCGCTCGAGATGCTCGGGGTGAGTGGCGTCCTGACTAGCCACCACACGTCAGTCGGCAAGCCCGATGGCCTGTCCTCGATCGTCGCCGACGCGATGAAGCACGGCCGGGTGTTGAGCGTCGGCGATGTCTACGCCAACGACTTGGAGCCGGCGGCCGCCAGGGGGGCGAGCACCGCGCTCGTTGGTCCTACATGGCGGACCTTCTCCGGCCAGGTGACGATGGCCGCACGGACTCTTCCCGAGCTGTATCTCCCCATCAAGACGTGGGCGGGCATTCTCCCTCCCGCTCCGCCTGTGCCGACCGGCACCGGACCAACCCACGAAAGGCACCACTAG